In a single window of the Hydrogenobaculum sp. 3684 genome:
- a CDS encoding twin-arginine translocase TatA/TatE family subunit, which produces MFHMPNITELIVILFVVFLLFGANKLPEAGKGLGEGIRNFKKALSGEDDKSREKEVKAEEVK; this is translated from the coding sequence ATGTTTCATATGCCAAACATTACTGAGCTTATTGTTATATTGTTTGTAGTTTTTCTTCTTTTTGGTGCAAATAAACTACCAGAGGCTGGAAAAGGTTTAGGAGAAGGCATTAGAAACTTCAAAAAAGCACTTTCTGGGGAAGATGATAAATCAAGAGAAAAAGAGGTAAAAGCAGAAGAGGTGAAATAA
- a CDS encoding Hpt domain-containing protein yields MHTIKGVAGFLGLEPIVETAHKAEDILGKLRNAEFVISPAINDLLLKAADKIREYLEKAENQEELEPDNELLTQLEDVLKNPNKYSDKYTTHHKYTTINKSATHHKSATVSKVLNSSEKCR; encoded by the coding sequence ATGCATACTATAAAAGGAGTGGCTGGTTTTCTTGGACTTGAACCTATAGTAGAAACTGCTCATAAAGCAGAAGATATTCTTGGTAAGCTAAGAAATGCTGAATTTGTTATATCTCCTGCTATAAACGATTTACTTTTAAAAGCTGCAGATAAAATAAGAGAATATTTGGAGAAAGCTGAAAATCAGGAAGAGTTGGAGCCTGATAACGAGCTTTTGACTCAGTTAGAAGATGTTTTGAAAAACCCAAATAAATACTCTGACAAGTATACCACGCACCACAAGTATACCACGATTAACAAGTCTGCCACGCACCACAAGTCTGCCACGGTTTCAAAGGTACTCAATAGCTCTGAAAAATGCCGTTGA
- a CDS encoding biotin--[acetyl-CoA-carboxylase] ligase yields MKLIWFNSIDSTQDYIKSHIKELMDDTCVLANVQTKGRGRYGHVWFSSLEEGLYFSILKKNLHIEPFSLVVGVSLFKTIKTLYGIRAFIKWPNDIYVLLEKPRKVAGILVEKIKENTIIGIGVNLNQEDFPQDISDRAISLKLFTGIYISKQHFLTTFFDFFYQDIDYFNSHGFEDFRNIINDNLLYKNKLITANDGKVSGILKEVDKDGSIVIEKDSRLISLNAGEIESMMPKETW; encoded by the coding sequence ATGAAACTTATATGGTTTAATAGCATAGATTCTACGCAAGATTATATTAAAAGCCATATAAAAGAGCTGATGGATGATACCTGTGTTTTAGCGAACGTACAAACCAAAGGCAGGGGTAGGTATGGGCATGTTTGGTTTTCTTCTTTAGAAGAAGGGCTTTACTTTAGTATACTTAAAAAGAATTTGCATATAGAACCATTTTCTCTCGTGGTTGGTGTTTCTCTTTTTAAAACTATCAAGACTTTATACGGCATAAGAGCTTTTATAAAATGGCCAAACGATATATACGTTTTATTGGAAAAGCCAAGAAAAGTTGCAGGTATTTTGGTAGAAAAAATAAAGGAAAATACCATAATAGGTATAGGCGTAAATTTAAACCAAGAGGATTTCCCACAAGATATATCAGACAGGGCTATATCCTTAAAGCTTTTCACTGGTATATATATATCAAAGCAACACTTTTTAACAACGTTTTTTGATTTTTTCTATCAAGATATAGACTATTTTAACTCTCATGGTTTTGAAGATTTTAGAAATATTATAAACGACAACCTTCTTTATAAAAACAAACTTATAACGGCAAACGATGGGAAGGTGTCTGGGATTTTAAAAGAGGTAGATAAAGATGGCTCTATAGTGATTGAGAAAGACAGTAGGCTTATTAGTTTAAACGCTGGTGAAATAGAGTCTATGATGCCTAAAGAAACGTGGTAA
- a CDS encoding OmpH family outer membrane protein, whose amino-acid sequence MKNLKKMLKASALAVGLLSVLSASSYAGGFACVDTQEVMQKSTFAESLGKSLNDKVSEIRQKLKSYETELQNLQKEIESKAISKQAKKQKIKEYEDLRLKALEYQQDAQKELQAMQEKAGKEFTEALKNAVTSYAKSHNLEGVFDCNQMLYTGNLDITPSIIKTIDSAHK is encoded by the coding sequence ATGAAAAATCTTAAAAAGATGTTAAAGGCTTCAGCATTAGCTGTAGGGCTATTGTCTGTTTTGTCGGCTTCTTCTTACGCTGGTGGTTTTGCATGTGTGGATACTCAAGAGGTAATGCAAAAATCTACTTTTGCCGAATCCCTTGGCAAATCTTTAAATGATAAAGTTAGTGAGATAAGGCAAAAGCTCAAAAGCTATGAAACTGAACTTCAAAACCTTCAAAAGGAGATAGAGAGCAAAGCCATCTCCAAACAAGCCAAAAAACAAAAGATTAAAGAATACGAAGACTTAAGACTAAAAGCTTTGGAGTATCAGCAAGACGCTCAAAAAGAACTTCAAGCTATGCAAGAAAAAGCAGGTAAAGAGTTTACCGAAGCCCTTAAAAATGCAGTTACATCTTATGCAAAATCTCATAACTTAGAAGGTGTCTTTGATTGCAACCAAATGCTTTACACTGGTAATCTTGATATAACACCATCTATTATAAAAACCATAGATAGTGCACACAAATGA
- the lpxD gene encoding UDP-3-O-(3-hydroxymyristoyl)glucosamine N-acyltransferase produces the protein MKLSEIASLLGGISNYIVDIDVVGVSSVLSQKPNTIVFVDEQYKDIDFKQDIAYVSDIDLQAPNFIKVQNLKYAMAIVLDTFYKSEKPKGISDKAFIEEGVHIGKDVYIGPFSYIGKNVSLGEGVLIYPFTYVGDNTIIGNDSILHSGVHIYKNTVIGKNVIIHSGAVIGADGFGYAIGPEGIKKLNHIGNVIIEDNVEIGANTTIDRALLDSTIIGKSTKIDNLVMVGHNCKIGQNCFLVSQVGLSGSVNIGDNSILAGQVGVADHVNIGSNVQVAAKSGVAYDLPSNNTYGANLPSIEWNKWKRIYVSLLKLPDALKKLNKL, from the coding sequence ATGAAATTATCTGAAATAGCCTCCTTGCTTGGGGGCATTTCAAACTATATAGTTGATATAGATGTTGTTGGTGTTAGTTCTGTTTTATCTCAAAAGCCAAATACTATAGTATTTGTAGATGAACAATATAAAGATATAGATTTTAAACAAGACATAGCTTACGTATCTGATATAGATTTACAAGCGCCAAACTTTATAAAGGTGCAAAATTTAAAGTATGCGATGGCTATAGTCCTTGATACTTTTTATAAAAGTGAAAAACCAAAAGGTATATCGGACAAAGCTTTTATAGAAGAGGGTGTACATATTGGTAAAGACGTTTATATAGGACCATTCTCCTATATAGGCAAAAACGTAAGCTTAGGAGAAGGAGTGCTAATATATCCTTTTACTTACGTGGGAGACAACACCATTATAGGAAACGACAGCATTTTGCATAGCGGAGTTCATATATACAAAAATACCGTTATAGGTAAAAATGTAATAATACATTCAGGGGCTGTGATAGGGGCGGATGGATTTGGATACGCTATAGGACCAGAAGGTATAAAAAAGCTAAATCATATAGGAAACGTTATCATAGAAGATAATGTAGAGATAGGGGCAAACACCACTATAGATAGGGCGCTTCTTGATAGCACAATCATAGGTAAATCTACAAAGATAGACAACCTTGTAATGGTAGGACACAATTGTAAGATAGGGCAAAACTGCTTTTTGGTATCTCAAGTGGGGCTTTCGGGTAGCGTCAATATAGGGGATAATTCAATACTTGCTGGACAAGTGGGAGTGGCAGATCACGTAAACATAGGCTCAAACGTACAAGTAGCAGCCAAATCGGGCGTTGCCTACGATCTTCCTTCTAACAACACGTACGGTGCAAACCTACCATCTATAGAATGGAACAAGTGGAAAAGAATTTACGTATCTTTGTTAAAACTTCCAGATGCCTTAAAGAAGCTAAACAAACTTTAA
- a CDS encoding LptF/LptG family permease, which translates to MLLRFITKRFLFAIFLVYLSILALFFIYQISNFFITYHMKSPKILFQTILNFLPIVLFYTATINVSISVFVLSHYLKRIKMFLVPQSFGIPISHIFKPFIIVSLLISFGNLMLNEFFIPNATKELKYIEHVYKKNQKYELGIARNLWIAKEKNNEKTFIGTSLATSNGLFYNIKIINVKNNKFNYIIKAKKATVKNGYMDLEQGIETSFSPFREIHFQTLHLKTNINPKDLNLWIKTPDEQSLTELVKTAIVMRKEGLNTFPYISTFIFKLEFSFLPFLMVCIASFYIAKSQNTIDWYKAFLWHAFLFVIGIVIPYSLSSKINMNPLFFVVIYIFMSFYALKRVFDTQRANWF; encoded by the coding sequence ATGCTTCTAAGATTTATAACGAAGCGCTTTTTGTTTGCTATATTTTTGGTTTATCTATCTATTTTAGCATTATTTTTTATATATCAAATTTCAAATTTTTTTATCACTTATCATATGAAAAGCCCAAAAATACTTTTTCAAACAATATTAAACTTTTTACCGATAGTACTTTTTTACACTGCTACAATAAATGTGTCTATATCAGTTTTTGTATTAAGCCACTACTTAAAAAGGATAAAGATGTTTTTGGTACCTCAAAGCTTTGGAATACCAATAAGCCATATATTTAAGCCCTTTATCATAGTAAGTCTTTTAATATCTTTTGGAAATTTGATGCTAAACGAATTTTTCATACCAAACGCTACAAAAGAACTAAAATACATAGAGCACGTCTATAAAAAAAATCAAAAATACGAGCTTGGAATAGCTAGAAACCTCTGGATAGCAAAAGAAAAAAACAACGAAAAAACTTTCATAGGAACATCTTTAGCCACATCAAACGGTTTATTTTACAACATAAAGATAATAAATGTAAAAAACAACAAATTTAACTATATCATAAAAGCTAAAAAAGCCACAGTGAAAAATGGTTATATGGATTTAGAACAAGGGATAGAAACATCCTTTAGCCCGTTTAGAGAAATACATTTCCAGACATTACACCTTAAAACAAATATAAATCCAAAAGATTTGAACCTTTGGATAAAAACCCCAGACGAACAATCTCTTACAGAACTTGTTAAAACCGCTATCGTAATGAGAAAAGAAGGATTAAACACGTTTCCATATATATCAACGTTTATATTTAAGCTAGAGTTTTCCTTTTTGCCTTTTTTGATGGTATGCATAGCATCTTTTTATATAGCTAAAAGCCAAAATACGATAGATTGGTATAAAGCGTTTTTATGGCATGCTTTTTTATTTGTTATAGGTATAGTAATACCTTACAGCTTATCTTCCAAAATAAATATGAATCCCTTATTTTTTGTAGTGATATACATATTTATGAGCTTTTACGCTTTAAAAAGAGTTTTTGATACACAAAGAGCAAACTGGTTTTAA
- a CDS encoding ATP-dependent Clp protease proteolytic subunit, with translation MNQDIGGLFNLFWFLFLFFFVVWPFWRRSLLNREREAMIKLIEKKYNARVITMIHRQEGLSFFGFAFMKFINIEDSEQVLRAIRMTPEDMPIVMILHTPGGLALAASQIASALARHKSKVIVIVPHYAMSGGTLIALSADEITMDHNAVLGPVDPQIGQMPAASILKVLDVKKPEDIDDETMIMADVSKKAIEQMKSYVYELLKKKGHPDDVAKKIAEELSTGKFTHDYPLDVDQLKAMGLNINTDVPEEVYELMELYDQPTNSQVPSVQYIPIPYKTTQNKK, from the coding sequence ATGAATCAAGATATAGGTGGGCTTTTTAATCTATTTTGGTTTTTGTTTTTATTTTTCTTTGTAGTTTGGCCTTTTTGGAGAAGAAGCCTTTTAAATAGAGAAAGGGAGGCAATGATAAAGCTTATAGAAAAAAAATATAACGCCAGAGTCATAACGATGATTCATAGACAAGAGGGGTTGTCATTTTTTGGGTTTGCCTTTATGAAGTTTATAAACATAGAAGACTCTGAACAGGTGTTAAGAGCTATAAGGATGACTCCAGAAGATATGCCTATTGTTATGATACTTCATACCCCTGGGGGATTAGCGTTGGCTGCCTCTCAAATAGCTAGTGCTTTGGCAAGACATAAGTCAAAAGTTATAGTCATAGTTCCTCACTACGCCATGAGCGGTGGCACACTAATAGCCTTATCCGCCGACGAGATAACAATGGATCACAACGCCGTATTAGGACCCGTTGATCCACAGATAGGGCAAATGCCGGCTGCTTCTATACTAAAAGTGCTTGATGTAAAAAAACCAGAGGATATAGACGATGAAACTATGATAATGGCCGATGTATCCAAAAAAGCAATAGAGCAGATGAAAAGCTATGTATACGAGCTTTTAAAGAAAAAAGGACATCCTGATGATGTTGCAAAAAAGATAGCAGAAGAGTTATCCACAGGTAAATTTACACATGATTATCCCCTTGATGTAGACCAGCTAAAAGCCATGGGCTTAAATATAAACACCGATGTACCAGAAGAAGTTTATGAACTCATGGAGCTTTACGACCAACCCACGAATTCTCAAGTACCCTCTGTCCAATACATACCTATTCCTTATAAAACCACTCAAAACAAAAAATAA
- the mltG gene encoding endolytic transglycosylase MltG, translating into MYKAFKETMKKNHLNPTKDQIIIASIVEKEAKYLKDKPLVASIIYNRLKKDMPLQMDSTVIYALKTKGKWNGTITKKDLSIKSPYNTYLVKGLPPTPICNPGINSIKSAIDPAKSNYLYFVSDKSGNIYFNKSLKNHIKAIKKVEG; encoded by the coding sequence ATGTATAAAGCTTTTAAAGAAACGATGAAGAAAAACCATCTAAACCCCACAAAAGATCAGATTATAATAGCCTCTATAGTGGAAAAGGAAGCAAAGTATTTAAAAGATAAACCGCTTGTGGCATCTATTATATACAACAGGCTTAAAAAAGATATGCCACTTCAAATGGATTCTACTGTAATTTACGCTTTAAAAACAAAAGGAAAATGGAACGGCACTATCACCAAAAAAGACCTTTCTATAAAAAGCCCCTACAACACGTATCTTGTAAAAGGGCTTCCACCAACCCCTATCTGCAACCCAGGTATCAACTCTATAAAGAGCGCCATAGACCCTGCGAAATCCAATTACCTTTACTTTGTAAGCGATAAATCTGGCAACATCTATTTTAATAAAAGCCTGAAAAACCATATAAAAGCTATAAAAAAAGTGGAAGGATAA
- a CDS encoding endolytic transglycosylase MltG: MQKTFKQISFIILGTVLMLGFWLLRPHIVNKTIDIYGLNKEKAINKLSRNGIVNKYILEALLYITNAHIKYGEYRFKGIVSPFEVYRKLTRGEFLLHKITIPEGFDIYDIANRLQENGICSKKAFLKYAKDKSYAKALGINSNGFEGYLFPDTYFFL, encoded by the coding sequence GAAAACCTTTAAACAGATATCTTTTATAATCCTTGGCACCGTGCTTATGCTTGGTTTTTGGCTTTTAAGACCACATATAGTAAATAAAACAATAGATATATACGGATTAAACAAAGAAAAGGCTATAAACAAACTCTCAAGAAACGGCATAGTAAACAAATACATATTGGAAGCTCTTCTTTATATTACAAACGCCCATATAAAATATGGAGAGTATAGATTTAAAGGCATCGTAAGCCCTTTTGAAGTGTATAGAAAGCTAACAAGGGGAGAGTTTTTGCTTCATAAAATTACAATACCAGAAGGTTTTGATATATACGATATAGCAAATAGACTTCAAGAAAACGGTATATGTTCTAAAAAAGCTTTTTTAAAGTACGCCAAAGACAAATCTTACGCCAAAGCGCTTGGTATAAACTCAAATGGTTTTGAAGGGTATTTGTTTCCAGATACATATTTTTTTCTATAA